A region of bacterium DNA encodes the following proteins:
- the rsmA gene encoding 16S rRNA (adenine(1518)-N(6)/adenine(1519)-N(6))-dimethyltransferase RsmA codes for MNASHFPAKKSLGQHFLRDRGVLARIVAAAALGPDDRVFEIGAGDATLTTPLAAACGRLVALETDRRRLPALRARFPEGGRVDIVEADVLHYDLGALAPLAPLKCVANLPYNIATAVLDRLLARRGTFSLLVLMFQKEVARRLVAGPGDPAYGSLSLATQYRAEAELVFTVPRGAFAPPPKVESAVVRLVPRPEPLLPPEAERVFETLLRAGFAQRRKLFLNSAAASGRAIDRDALAAALHELGLTEKARAEEIPLEGFLRLATLLITTPAGKGAPRAH; via the coding sequence TTGAACGCCAGTCACTTTCCTGCCAAGAAGTCCCTCGGGCAGCACTTCCTGCGGGATCGGGGCGTCCTTGCGCGGATCGTAGCCGCTGCGGCGCTCGGGCCGGACGACCGCGTCTTCGAGATCGGCGCCGGCGACGCGACCCTGACCACGCCGCTGGCTGCCGCCTGCGGCAGACTGGTCGCGCTCGAGACCGACCGGCGCCGCCTGCCGGCCCTGCGCGCCCGCTTCCCGGAGGGGGGACGCGTCGACATCGTCGAGGCCGACGTCCTGCACTACGACCTCGGGGCGCTCGCGCCGCTGGCGCCGCTGAAGTGTGTCGCGAACCTCCCCTACAACATCGCCACCGCGGTCCTCGACCGCCTGCTCGCGCGGCGCGGGACGTTCTCGCTGCTGGTGCTGATGTTCCAGAAGGAGGTCGCGCGGCGGCTCGTCGCCGGCCCCGGCGACCCGGCCTACGGCTCGCTCTCGCTCGCGACGCAGTACCGGGCGGAAGCCGAACTGGTGTTCACGGTACCGCGGGGGGCGTTCGCGCCGCCGCCGAAGGTCGAGTCAGCGGTCGTGCGCCTGGTGCCGCGCCCCGAGCCGCTGCTCCCGCCGGAGGCCGAGCGGGTCTTTGAGACGCTCCTGCGCGCCGGCTTCGCCCAGCGACGCAAGCTCTTCCTCAACTCGGCCGCCGCCTCGGGCCGGGCGATCGACCGCGATGCGCTCGCCGCCGCGCTGCACGAGCTCGGCCTCACGGAGAAGGCGCGGGCGGAGGAGATCCCCCTCGAGGGCTTCCTCCGCCTCGCGACGCTCCTGATAACCACCCCGGCAGGCAAGGGAGCACCGAGAGCGCATTGA